The following coding sequences lie in one Sphingomonas sp. M1-B02 genomic window:
- the fumC gene encoding class II fumarate hydratase has translation MTNTRTETDSIGAIEVAADAYWGAQTQRSIENFPFGEMERMPLGIVHAQAIVKQAAARVNRRHGLDDKIADAIEAAAQEIVDGKLDDQFPLVIWQTGSGTQTNMNVNEVIAGRANEVLSGARGGKSPVHPNDHVNMSQSSNDSFPTALHVAAVRATRDALIPALEKLTESLTAKAEAWDHIVKIGRTHTQDATPLTLGQEFSGYAAQLISCKARIEGALNGNLRKLAIGGTAVGTGLNAPEGWAEDMSAAISEIAGTEFESAPNKFEQLAAKDGLVFFSGALNTLAVALNKIANDIRFLGSGPRSGLGELSLPANEPGSSIMPGKVNPTQCESLTMVAGQVIGNHQAVTVGGMQGHFELNVFMPLIGANVLRSIHLMAVGMTSFAERCVDGIEANEQQIADLVGRSLMLVTALAPEIGYDAAAKIAKNAHEKGLTLKESGLALGLVDEATFDRMVRPETMVGR, from the coding sequence GTGACCAATACCCGCACCGAAACCGACTCGATCGGGGCCATCGAAGTCGCCGCCGACGCTTATTGGGGCGCGCAGACGCAGCGTTCGATCGAGAATTTTCCGTTCGGCGAGATGGAGCGGATGCCGCTGGGTATCGTCCATGCCCAGGCGATCGTGAAGCAGGCCGCGGCGCGGGTGAACCGGCGGCACGGGCTCGACGATAAAATCGCCGACGCGATCGAGGCCGCGGCGCAGGAAATCGTCGACGGCAAGCTCGACGATCAGTTCCCGCTGGTGATCTGGCAGACCGGCAGCGGCACCCAGACCAACATGAACGTCAACGAGGTGATCGCCGGCCGCGCGAACGAGGTGTTGAGCGGCGCGCGCGGCGGCAAATCGCCGGTGCACCCCAACGATCATGTCAATATGAGCCAGTCGTCGAACGACAGCTTCCCGACCGCGCTTCATGTCGCGGCGGTGCGTGCGACGCGCGATGCACTGATCCCGGCGTTGGAAAAGCTGACCGAGTCGCTGACCGCCAAGGCCGAGGCCTGGGACCATATCGTCAAGATCGGCCGCACCCATACGCAGGACGCGACGCCGCTGACGCTGGGCCAGGAATTCTCCGGCTATGCCGCGCAGCTGATCAGCTGCAAGGCGCGGATCGAGGGCGCGCTGAACGGAAACCTGCGCAAGCTCGCGATCGGCGGCACCGCGGTCGGCACCGGGCTCAACGCGCCCGAGGGTTGGGCCGAGGATATGTCCGCGGCGATCAGCGAAATCGCCGGCACGGAATTCGAGAGCGCGCCGAACAAGTTCGAGCAGCTTGCCGCCAAGGATGGGCTGGTCTTCTTCTCGGGCGCGCTGAACACGCTCGCAGTCGCTCTCAACAAGATCGCCAACGACATCCGCTTCCTGGGCTCGGGCCCGCGCTCGGGGCTCGGCGAGCTGTCGCTGCCGGCCAACGAGCCGGGCAGCTCGATCATGCCGGGCAAGGTCAATCCCACCCAGTGCGAATCGCTGACGATGGTCGCGGGGCAGGTGATCGGCAACCACCAGGCGGTTACCGTCGGCGGGATGCAGGGCCATTTCGAGCTCAACGTATTCATGCCGCTGATCGGCGCGAACGTGCTGCGCTCGATCCACCTGATGGCAGTCGGCATGACCAGCTTCGCCGAGCGCTGCGTCGACGGGATCGAGGCGAACGAGCAGCAGATCGCCGATCTGGTCGGCCGCTCGCTGATGCTGGTCACTGCGCTGGCGCCCGAGATCGGTTACGACGCGGCGGCCAAGATTGCGAAAAATGCGCATGAGAAGGGGCTGACGCTCAAGGAGAGCGGGCTCGCGCTCGGGCTGGTGGACGAGGCGACGTTTGACCGCATGGTCCGTCCTGAGACGATGGTAGGGCGTTAA
- a CDS encoding histidine triad nucleotide-binding protein — MPIDATQPYDPDNIFAKILRGEIPAKPIYEDAHAFAFPDINPQAPQHILVIPKGAYVSWDDFSTKASDAEIAGFIRAVGLVAREAGMVEDGYRLLANVGQHGGQEVPHLHVHIFAGRPLGPMLARQG, encoded by the coding sequence ATGCCCATCGACGCCACCCAGCCCTATGACCCCGACAACATCTTCGCGAAAATCCTGCGCGGCGAAATTCCTGCCAAGCCGATCTACGAGGACGCGCATGCCTTCGCCTTTCCCGACATCAATCCGCAGGCGCCGCAACATATATTGGTGATCCCCAAAGGCGCCTATGTCAGCTGGGACGATTTCTCTACGAAGGCGAGCGACGCCGAGATTGCCGGATTCATCCGCGCAGTAGGACTGGTCGCGCGGGAAGCGGGGATGGTCGAGGACGGCTATCGCCTACTCGCCAATGTCGGCCAGCACGGCGGCCAGGAAGTCCCGCACCTCCACGTGCATATCTTCGCGGGGCGGCCCCTGGGCCCGATGCTCGCTCGCCAGGGCTGA
- a CDS encoding phosphoribosyl-ATP diphosphatase, with the protein MPDYLDTLEAVIRERRAGDPDSSYVARLTAKGRAKIAQKLGEEAVETVIAALSDDRIALTSEAADLVFHLAVLLADAGLSLDDVRAELARREGVSGLDEKASRI; encoded by the coding sequence ATGCCCGACTATCTCGACACGCTCGAAGCCGTCATCCGCGAACGCCGCGCCGGCGATCCCGATTCCTCCTACGTCGCCCGCCTGACCGCCAAGGGCCGCGCCAAGATCGCGCAGAAGCTCGGCGAGGAAGCGGTGGAAACCGTGATCGCGGCGCTGTCCGACGACAGGATCGCACTCACCAGCGAGGCCGCGGACCTGGTGTTCCATTTGGCCGTACTGCTGGCCGACGCCGGCCTCAGCCTGGACGATGTCCGCGCCGAACTCGCCCGGCGCGAGGGTGTGTCCGGTCTCGACGAGAAGGCGTCGCGCATCTGA
- the hisH gene encoding imidazole glycerol phosphate synthase subunit HisH, whose product MSVALIDYGAGNLHSVHNALKAAGAPDFAVTADPELVLKADRIVLPGVGAFAACARGLRDIDGMIEALEERVLKQGAPFLGVCVGMQLMATSGEEHGSHAGLGWLPGTVRPLAPASDIRVPHMGWNHVVPVGQHPLIEPGEAYFLHSFAFEGEHVLATTEHGGPVTAAIGRDNLAGVQFHPEKSQRYGIALLERFLTWRP is encoded by the coding sequence ATGAGCGTCGCGCTGATCGATTACGGCGCGGGCAATCTCCATTCGGTGCACAACGCGCTCAAGGCCGCGGGCGCGCCGGACTTCGCCGTCACCGCCGATCCCGAGCTGGTGCTGAAGGCAGACCGCATCGTCCTCCCCGGCGTCGGCGCGTTCGCCGCCTGCGCGCGCGGGCTTCGCGACATCGACGGGATGATCGAGGCACTCGAGGAACGCGTCCTCAAGCAAGGCGCACCCTTCCTCGGGGTCTGCGTCGGCATGCAGTTGATGGCGACCAGCGGCGAGGAGCATGGCAGCCATGCCGGCCTGGGCTGGCTCCCCGGCACCGTCCGCCCTCTCGCCCCCGCCTCCGATATCCGCGTGCCGCATATGGGCTGGAACCACGTCGTCCCCGTCGGCCAACACCCGCTGATCGAGCCCGGCGAGGCCTATTTCCTCCACAGCTTCGCCTTTGAGGGCGAGCATGTGCTGGCGACGACCGAGCATGGCGGCCCCGTCACCGCGGCGATCGGTCGTGACAATCTGGCCGGCGTCCAGTTTCACCCCGAAAAGAGCCAGCGCTACGGCATCGCGCTGCTGGAGAGGTTCCTCACATGGCGACCATAA
- the hisF gene encoding imidazole glycerol phosphate synthase subunit HisF has protein sequence MTVRARVIPCLDVANGRVVKGVNFVALTDAGDPVEQARAYDAAGADELCFLDITASHEARGTMVDVVRRTAEVCFMPLTVGGGVRTVDDARALLLAGADKVAVNSAAVARPEVVSEIADRMGSQCVVASIDARRSGDHWEVFTHGGRRATGIDAVEHALRLAELGAGELLITSMDRDGTRDGYDLELIRTIADQVTVPVVASGGVGNLGHLVEGIRDGHASAVLAASIFHFGEATVAQAHAALAAAGIPVRA, from the coding sequence ATGACCGTCCGGGCCCGCGTCATCCCCTGCCTCGACGTCGCCAACGGTCGCGTCGTCAAGGGAGTCAATTTCGTCGCGCTGACCGACGCCGGCGATCCCGTCGAGCAGGCCCGCGCCTATGACGCCGCCGGCGCCGACGAGCTCTGCTTCCTCGACATCACCGCCAGCCACGAGGCTCGCGGCACGATGGTCGATGTCGTCCGCCGCACCGCCGAGGTCTGTTTCATGCCGCTCACCGTCGGCGGCGGGGTGCGCACCGTCGACGATGCCCGCGCGCTCCTGCTCGCCGGGGCCGACAAGGTCGCGGTCAACAGCGCCGCAGTCGCGCGCCCCGAAGTCGTGTCCGAGATCGCCGATCGCATGGGCAGCCAGTGCGTCGTCGCCTCTATCGACGCGCGCAGAAGCGGCGACCATTGGGAAGTCTTCACCCATGGCGGCCGCCGCGCGACCGGCATCGACGCGGTCGAGCATGCGCTGCGGCTGGCCGAACTCGGCGCGGGCGAATTGCTGATCACCTCGATGGACCGCGACGGCACCCGCGACGGCTATGATCTCGAGCTGATCCGCACGATTGCCGATCAAGTTACCGTCCCGGTCGTCGCGAGCGGCGGCGTCGGCAATCTCGGCCATCTGGTCGAGGGCATCCGCGACGGCCATGCCTCGGCGGTGCTGGCGGCGAGCATCTTTCATTTCGGCGAAGCAACCGTGGCCCAAGCCCACGCCGCGCTGGCGGCGGCGGGGATCCCGGTTAGGGCGTAG
- a CDS encoding SspB family protein, whose protein sequence is MTATVPDSLIPYDEIVQEALRAVVGRVLGSVAATQALPGGHHFYITFKTHAPGVDIPQRLIERFPDEMTIVMQHRFWDLKVDDERFSIGLSFNQVPAMLTIPFSAITGFHDPAVNFELRFQAQEGPDAPEPHDEAENDGAAPPKPVDDGSNVVSVDFKRKK, encoded by the coding sequence ATGACCGCAACCGTGCCCGACAGCCTGATTCCCTATGACGAAATCGTGCAGGAAGCGCTGCGCGCGGTGGTGGGGCGCGTGCTCGGCTCGGTCGCCGCGACTCAGGCGCTGCCGGGCGGGCATCATTTCTACATCACCTTCAAGACGCATGCCCCCGGTGTCGACATCCCGCAGCGGCTGATCGAGCGTTTTCCGGACGAGATGACGATCGTCATGCAGCACCGCTTCTGGGACCTGAAGGTCGACGACGAGCGCTTCTCGATCGGGCTGAGCTTCAACCAGGTGCCGGCGATGCTGACGATCCCCTTCTCAGCGATCACCGGCTTCCACGATCCCGCGGTCAATTTCGAACTGCGCTTCCAGGCGCAGGAGGGCCCGGATGCCCCCGAGCCGCACGACGAGGCGGAGAATGACGGCGCCGCGCCGCCGAAGCCGGTGGACGATGGGTCGAACGTCGTCTCGGTGGACTTCAAGCGGAAGAAGTAA
- a CDS encoding YciI family protein: protein MVIVLLDYVAEIAEVDRHRAAHVAWLKLALAEGRLVTAGRQVPLTGGVLIAKGTRAEVEAWAATDPFVTEGVATASFVEYTPSLAAPGLDALLA from the coding sequence ATGGTGATCGTACTGCTCGATTATGTCGCTGAAATCGCCGAGGTGGACCGCCACCGCGCCGCGCATGTCGCCTGGCTCAAGCTCGCGCTGGCCGAGGGCCGGCTGGTGACCGCGGGGCGCCAGGTTCCGCTCACCGGCGGTGTGCTGATCGCCAAGGGCACGCGCGCCGAAGTCGAGGCCTGGGCGGCAACCGATCCGTTCGTGACCGAAGGCGTCGCCACCGCGAGCTTCGTCGAATATACGCCGAGCCTGGCCGCGCCGGGGCTGGACGCCCTGCTGGCATGA
- the gmk gene encoding guanylate kinase, which produces MPHRAENDPHKFRRRGVLFVLSSPSGAGKSTIARKILAADDQLEMSVSYTTRPIRPGEEDGVDYHFVDLEKFREMVSNNEFLEWAHVFGHRYGTPRATVESILAAGRDVLFDIDWQGAQQLFQLAGGDVVRVFILPPSLKELHERLVRRATDPVEVIDARMSRATAEVSHWDGYDYVLVNDEVEQCYGSVHTILKAERLRRSRQTGLIGFIRGLNK; this is translated from the coding sequence ATGCCCCACCGCGCCGAGAACGATCCCCACAAATTCCGCCGTCGTGGCGTATTGTTCGTGCTGTCCTCGCCTTCGGGCGCGGGCAAATCGACGATCGCCCGCAAGATACTGGCGGCCGACGATCAGCTCGAAATGTCGGTATCCTACACCACGCGGCCGATTCGCCCGGGCGAGGAAGACGGCGTCGACTATCATTTCGTCGATCTCGAAAAGTTTCGCGAGATGGTGTCGAACAACGAGTTCCTCGAATGGGCGCATGTGTTCGGCCATCGCTATGGCACGCCGCGCGCGACCGTGGAGAGCATCCTAGCCGCGGGTCGCGACGTGCTGTTCGACATCGACTGGCAGGGCGCGCAGCAGCTGTTCCAGCTTGCGGGCGGCGATGTCGTCCGCGTCTTCATCCTGCCGCCGTCGCTCAAGGAATTGCACGAACGGCTGGTGCGGCGGGCCACCGATCCGGTCGAGGTGATCGACGCGCGCATGTCGCGCGCGACTGCCGAAGTCAGCCATTGGGACGGCTATGACTATGTGCTGGTCAACGACGAGGTCGAACAGTGCTACGGGTCCGTGCACACGATCCTGAAGGCCGAGCGGCTGCGGCGCTCGCGGCAGACCGGGCTGATCGGCTTCATTCGCGGGCTGAACAAGTAA
- the hisB gene encoding imidazoleglycerol-phosphate dehydratase HisB, whose protein sequence is MRTATISRKTSETSIDVTVNLDGTGAYRISTGIGFFDHMLEQLARHSLIDLDVTTVGDLHIDQHHTVEDTGLAIGEAVAQALGDKSGIRRYADALSPMDETLTRVAIDISGRPFLVWKTEFTQKRLGEMDTEMFEHWFHSFAQTAGVTLHVETLYGNNNHHIAEAAFKGLARALREAVELDPRKAGVIPSTKGVL, encoded by the coding sequence ATGCGCACCGCCACGATCAGCCGAAAGACCAGCGAAACTTCGATCGACGTCACCGTCAACCTCGACGGTACCGGCGCCTATCGCATTTCCACCGGCATCGGCTTCTTCGATCATATGCTCGAGCAGCTCGCCCGCCACTCGCTGATCGACCTCGACGTGACCACGGTCGGCGATCTGCACATCGACCAGCACCACACCGTCGAGGATACCGGGCTCGCGATCGGCGAAGCGGTGGCGCAGGCGCTCGGCGACAAAAGCGGCATCCGCCGCTACGCCGATGCGCTTTCGCCGATGGACGAGACGCTGACTCGCGTGGCGATCGACATTTCGGGACGCCCCTTCCTGGTCTGGAAGACCGAATTCACCCAGAAGCGCCTGGGCGAGATGGACACGGAGATGTTCGAACACTGGTTCCACAGCTTCGCGCAGACCGCGGGCGTGACGCTGCATGTCGAGACGCTGTACGGCAACAACAACCACCACATCGCCGAAGCTGCGTTCAAGGGCCTGGCCCGCGCGCTGCGCGAGGCCGTCGAGCTCGATCCGCGTAAGGCCGGCGTGATCCCCAGCACCAAGGGCGTGCTCTGA
- the hisA gene encoding 1-(5-phosphoribosyl)-5-[(5-phosphoribosylamino)methylideneamino]imidazole-4-carboxamide isomerase: MGLIVFPAIDLKAGQVVRLAEGDMDRATIYGDDPAAQAEAFAQAGAEWLHVVDLDGAFAGESVNGAAVASIVERFGGKVQLGGGIRNRDSIERWLDLGVARVVIGTAALEDPDLVREAARDNPGRIVVAVDARDGLVATRGWADVSDVSVIDLARRFEDAGVAALLFTDVGRDGLLKGCNVEATVALARAVSIPVIASGGVTDIGDIHALRGHVDDGVEGVITGRALYDGRLDLAWAIEVAKG; this comes from the coding sequence ATGGGCCTGATCGTCTTTCCCGCGATCGACCTGAAGGCCGGCCAGGTCGTGCGCCTGGCAGAGGGCGATATGGACCGCGCAACCATCTATGGCGACGATCCCGCCGCGCAGGCCGAGGCCTTTGCGCAGGCAGGCGCCGAGTGGCTCCACGTCGTCGATCTCGACGGTGCCTTCGCCGGTGAATCGGTCAACGGCGCGGCGGTCGCCTCTATCGTCGAGCGCTTCGGCGGCAAGGTCCAGCTTGGCGGCGGCATCCGCAACCGCGATTCGATCGAGCGCTGGCTCGATCTGGGCGTCGCGCGCGTCGTGATCGGCACCGCGGCGCTGGAAGATCCCGACCTGGTGCGCGAGGCGGCGCGCGACAATCCGGGGCGGATCGTCGTCGCAGTCGACGCCCGGGACGGGCTGGTAGCGACCCGCGGCTGGGCTGACGTCTCCGACGTATCGGTGATCGATCTCGCCCGGCGCTTCGAGGATGCCGGCGTCGCCGCGCTGCTCTTCACCGATGTCGGCCGCGACGGGCTGCTGAAAGGGTGTAACGTCGAAGCCACCGTGGCGCTCGCCCGCGCGGTCTCCATTCCCGTCATCGCCAGCGGCGGAGTGACCGATATCGGCGACATCCATGCGCTGCGCGGCCATGTCGACGACGGCGTCGAGGGCGTGATCACCGGCCGCGCACTGTACGACGGCCGGCTCGACCTCGCTTGGGCGATCGAGGTGGCAAAGGGATGA
- a CDS encoding ATP12 family chaperone protein, giving the protein MKRFWKQVTVEPGNGIALDARPVRTPGRALLQLPTGQLAEAIAEEWRGVGETLDPRTMPLTGLANAAIDRVAPDPARFAAGLTAYGESDLLYYRAESPPQLIARQQAAWDPLLDWACGRYDVHFEPVHGVMHRAQPPATITRLSEAVAALDPFRLAGLSPLVTVSGSLIAALALLEGAADADTAWNATRIDEDWQAEQWGEDDLAIATRDAHRADFDTGVRFLALLG; this is encoded by the coding sequence GTGAAACGTTTCTGGAAACAGGTGACGGTCGAGCCCGGCAACGGCATCGCGCTGGACGCGCGCCCGGTGCGCACCCCGGGACGCGCGCTGCTCCAGCTGCCGACGGGGCAGCTTGCCGAGGCAATCGCAGAGGAGTGGCGCGGCGTCGGCGAGACGCTCGATCCGCGGACCATGCCGCTCACCGGCCTCGCCAATGCCGCGATCGATCGCGTCGCGCCCGATCCGGCGCGCTTCGCCGCGGGGCTGACGGCCTATGGCGAGAGCGACCTGCTTTACTATCGGGCCGAGTCCCCGCCCCAGCTCATCGCGCGGCAACAGGCGGCGTGGGATCCGCTGCTCGATTGGGCGTGCGGCCGCTACGACGTGCATTTCGAGCCCGTCCACGGGGTGATGCACCGCGCCCAGCCCCCCGCGACGATCACGCGGCTAAGCGAAGCGGTGGCCGCGCTCGATCCGTTCCGGCTCGCCGGTCTCTCGCCGCTGGTGACGGTAAGCGGCTCGCTGATCGCCGCGCTGGCGTTACTCGAGGGCGCGGCGGATGCCGACACGGCGTGGAACGCCACGCGCATCGACGAGGATTGGCAGGCCGAGCAATGGGGCGAGGACGACCTTGCCATCGCCACGCGCGACGCCCACCGCGCGGACTTCGATACGGGCGTGCGGTTCCTGGCGCTGCTGGGCTAA